The Gemmatimonadales bacterium genome has a segment encoding these proteins:
- a CDS encoding RsbRD N-terminal domain-containing protein — protein sequence MSLVSQARRQAGEVIAKHVNQIAQNWRDAVRADQQIEGDDKLPDLLLTNQVPALLADIAHTLVVGDEGPSSEMSISRRRRGLRFGKLRGLARYDASDLYREFRHLRHAIWRLLRRELDWSRGDAFEVMLAIDQYLDEVIGASLRGFFEASERTGARASGDVDVGGEGGD from the coding sequence ATGTCCCTCGTCTCCCAGGCCCGCCGGCAGGCCGGCGAAGTCATTGCGAAGCACGTCAACCAGATCGCGCAGAACTGGCGCGACGCCGTGCGCGCCGACCAGCAGATAGAGGGCGACGACAAGCTTCCCGACCTCCTCCTCACCAACCAGGTCCCGGCGCTTCTCGCCGACATCGCCCACACTCTCGTGGTTGGCGACGAAGGCCCATCGTCGGAGATGTCGATCTCGCGCCGGCGCCGGGGACTGCGCTTCGGCAAGCTGCGCGGCCTGGCCCGCTACGACGCGTCGGACCTTTACCGTGAGTTCCGGCACTTGAGGCACGCGATCTGGCGGCTGCTCCGCCGGGAGCTGGATTGGAGCCGCGGCGACGCCTTCGAGGTGATGCTGGCGATCGACCAGTACCTGGACGAGGTCATCGGCGCGAGCCTCCGCGGCTTCTTCGAGGCCTCCGAGCGCACCGGCGCCCGCGCCTCCGGCGATGTCGACGTTGGTGGGGAGGGCGGCGACTAG
- a CDS encoding TonB-dependent receptor, with translation MRGPGGEPLSSPAATLPALGRRTLGDSLGVFVLRDVPAGAWRVQVRRVGFREGALTAIVRPDETTEVVFQLLTEPITVSPVTVVTRAPERARFEDEAQVSTRSLDIRDIRAVPGFAESDLMRTVQLLPGVVSRNDYSVGLNVRGGDADQNLVLLDGQVVFNPFHLGGLLSTFADDAIEGLDFIAGGFPARYGGRLSSVLDVAERTGSTSRVRGSASVSLLSSKLHLEGPLPKQAGSWIIAGRRTYADRVVDAFSSSTFPYHFQDLIGRVSLSRFAGGVLSASGFASGDYFNFILTEASTGQPEQSFRFDWGNRALGATWRRPIGGSALLTQRAGGSSFFADIDVGPGLFLFQNRVRRLALSGDLEVRRARHVLGAGYVLERHDITYLATSSDLEVDLARLTYRPTALELYAEDQWRARPWLLLRPGLRLTRAGDFTGLAPRFSAKAFVNPNTAITLSGGRYFQYIHSLRQEEIPISLFEFWVGTDSVVPVSSADQAILGAERWFGEGLSFSAEVYWKEMRNLVDGNPEEDPGVVGDEFFTARGTAYGFDLYLRKTTGRFTGWVSYTLGKVTRTVDDTGERYAPAQDRRHTFNAVANFAGPLGARWTARFGYGSALPYTGIAGQWIHRFYDPGRNIFIGAFTEPYRTARNTLRYPAYSRLDLAARWSFGWLGARWNPTASLLNAYSRTNVFTYFYDYTENPPVRRGFSQFPLLPTIGLEVEF, from the coding sequence GTGCGCGGCCCCGGGGGCGAGCCGCTCAGCTCGCCCGCCGCGACGCTCCCGGCCCTCGGCAGGCGCACCCTTGGCGATTCGCTCGGCGTCTTCGTCCTCCGCGATGTGCCGGCGGGCGCGTGGCGGGTCCAGGTGCGCCGCGTCGGTTTCCGGGAGGGCGCACTAACTGCGATCGTGCGGCCGGACGAGACCACTGAGGTCGTGTTCCAACTCCTGACGGAGCCCATCACCGTCTCCCCGGTCACGGTCGTCACGCGGGCCCCGGAGCGCGCCCGCTTCGAGGACGAGGCGCAGGTCTCCACGCGGTCCCTCGACATCCGCGACATCCGCGCGGTACCCGGCTTCGCGGAATCCGACCTCATGCGCACCGTTCAGTTGTTGCCCGGCGTGGTGTCCCGCAACGACTACTCCGTAGGCCTCAACGTCCGCGGCGGCGACGCCGACCAGAACCTCGTCCTGCTCGACGGGCAGGTCGTCTTCAATCCGTTCCATCTGGGCGGGCTCCTCTCGACGTTCGCCGATGACGCTATCGAGGGACTCGACTTCATCGCCGGCGGCTTTCCCGCCCGCTACGGCGGGCGCCTATCGAGCGTGCTCGACGTGGCGGAGCGGACCGGGTCGACGAGCCGGGTGCGCGGGTCGGCATCGGTGTCGTTGCTATCCTCGAAACTCCACCTCGAGGGCCCGCTGCCGAAGCAGGCCGGCAGCTGGATCATCGCGGGACGGCGCACCTACGCCGACCGGGTCGTGGACGCATTCAGCTCCTCGACCTTCCCATATCACTTCCAGGACCTCATCGGGCGAGTGTCGCTGTCGCGCTTCGCGGGTGGAGTGCTGTCGGCTTCGGGCTTCGCCAGCGGAGACTACTTCAACTTCATCCTGACCGAGGCCAGCACGGGGCAGCCGGAGCAGTCGTTCCGATTCGACTGGGGGAATCGCGCCCTGGGCGCGACTTGGCGGCGGCCGATCGGCGGGAGCGCCCTGCTCACTCAACGGGCGGGCGGAAGCAGTTTCTTCGCCGATATAGACGTAGGGCCCGGCCTCTTCCTCTTCCAGAACCGGGTGCGGCGGCTCGCGCTATCGGGTGACCTGGAGGTGCGCCGCGCGCGCCACGTCCTCGGCGCGGGCTACGTCCTCGAGCGGCACGACATCACTTACCTCGCGACGTCGAGCGATCTCGAGGTGGACCTCGCGCGACTCACGTACCGACCCACGGCGCTCGAGCTCTACGCGGAGGACCAGTGGCGGGCCCGGCCGTGGCTGCTGCTCCGGCCCGGGCTGAGGCTCACGAGGGCGGGGGATTTCACCGGTCTCGCGCCTCGCTTTTCGGCGAAGGCGTTCGTGAATCCGAACACCGCGATCACGCTCTCGGGTGGAAGGTACTTCCAGTACATCCACTCGCTGCGCCAGGAGGAGATCCCCATCTCGCTGTTCGAGTTCTGGGTGGGGACCGATTCGGTCGTGCCGGTGAGCAGCGCCGACCAAGCGATCCTCGGTGCGGAGCGGTGGTTCGGCGAGGGGCTGTCGTTCTCCGCGGAGGTGTACTGGAAGGAGATGCGGAACCTGGTGGACGGCAACCCGGAGGAGGATCCGGGCGTCGTCGGCGACGAGTTCTTCACCGCGCGCGGCACGGCCTACGGGTTCGATCTCTACCTCAGGAAGACGACGGGGCGCTTCACCGGATGGGTGTCGTACACGCTGGGCAAGGTCACGCGGACGGTGGACGACACGGGTGAGCGGTACGCACCGGCGCAGGACCGCCGGCACACCTTCAACGCGGTGGCGAACTTCGCCGGCCCGCTCGGGGCGCGCTGGACCGCGCGCTTCGGGTACGGCTCCGCGCTGCCCTATACCGGGATCGCGGGGCAGTGGATACACCGCTTCTACGATCCGGGGCGCAACATCTTCATCGGCGCGTTCACCGAGCCGTATCGCACGGCGCGCAACACGCTCCGCTATCCCGCCTACTCGCGCCTGGACCTTGCCGCGCGCTGGAGCTTCGGGTGGTTGGGCGCCCGCTGGAATCCGACGGCGTCACTGCTCAACGCGTACTCGAGGACGAACGTGTTCACGTATTTCTATGACTACACCGAGAACCCGCCGGTGAGACGGGGGTTCTCGCAGTTCCCGCTGCTGCCGACCATCGGGCTCGAGGTGGAGTTCTGA
- the glnA gene encoding type I glutamate--ammonia ligase yields the protein MTATMPPKTASKKSTARTSASPADVVRKARDAGVQVVDVRFTDLPGTWQHFSIPLKELDEEKFEEGLGFDGSSIRGFQAINESDMLLMMDPATAFVDPCLKVPTLAIVCDIKDPITGERYSRDPRFIAQKAEQHLIESRIATTSYWGPEAEFYVFNSVRFDQNAHEGYYHIDSEEGIWNSGQNGSPNLAHRPRHKEGYFPVPPVDKQQDLRSRIMLALIESGIDVEVQHHEVGTAGQAEIDMRYDTLVRMADKVMMYKYIVKNVCHDHGFTATFMPKPLFGDNGSGMHVHQSLWDDGENLFFNPKGYAGLSDLARFYIGGLLKHAPALLAFAAPTTNSYRRLVPGFEAPINLIYSQRNRSAIVRIPMYSKAPKAKRLEFRAPDPSCNPYLTFAALLMAGLDGVRNRIEPPAPMDKDLYELEGAEKRRVKNTPGSLAEVLAALESDHDFLLKGDVFTSDLIETWISYKREKEVKPMALRPHPYEFFLYYDA from the coding sequence ATGACGGCTACCATGCCCCCGAAGACAGCCAGTAAGAAGAGCACCGCCAGGACCTCCGCCTCCCCTGCCGACGTCGTCAGGAAGGCGCGCGACGCTGGTGTCCAGGTAGTGGACGTCCGATTCACGGACCTGCCCGGCACCTGGCAGCACTTCTCGATCCCGCTCAAGGAGCTCGACGAGGAGAAGTTCGAGGAGGGCCTCGGCTTCGACGGCTCGAGCATCCGCGGTTTCCAGGCCATCAACGAGAGCGACATGCTCCTGATGATGGATCCCGCGACCGCCTTCGTGGATCCATGCCTCAAGGTCCCCACGCTGGCCATCGTGTGCGACATCAAGGACCCGATCACCGGCGAGCGCTATTCGCGCGACCCTCGGTTCATCGCGCAGAAAGCCGAGCAGCACCTGATCGAGAGCCGCATCGCGACGACTTCTTACTGGGGCCCGGAGGCTGAGTTCTACGTCTTCAACTCGGTGCGGTTCGACCAGAACGCGCACGAGGGCTACTACCACATCGATTCCGAAGAGGGGATCTGGAACTCGGGGCAGAACGGTTCGCCGAACCTCGCGCACCGGCCGCGGCACAAGGAGGGCTACTTCCCGGTGCCACCGGTGGACAAGCAGCAGGACCTGCGCTCGCGGATCATGCTGGCGCTGATCGAGTCGGGCATCGATGTCGAGGTGCAGCACCACGAGGTGGGCACCGCGGGGCAGGCCGAGATCGACATGCGCTACGACACTCTGGTGCGCATGGCCGACAAGGTCATGATGTACAAGTACATCGTGAAGAACGTGTGCCACGATCACGGCTTCACGGCCACCTTCATGCCCAAGCCGCTCTTCGGGGACAACGGCTCGGGGATGCACGTCCACCAGAGCCTCTGGGATGACGGGGAGAACCTGTTCTTCAACCCGAAGGGCTACGCCGGGCTGTCGGACCTGGCGCGCTTCTACATCGGCGGGCTCCTGAAGCATGCGCCGGCGCTCCTGGCCTTCGCGGCGCCGACCACCAACTCGTACCGCCGGCTGGTGCCGGGCTTCGAGGCGCCCATCAATCTCATTTACTCCCAGCGCAACCGCTCGGCGATCGTGCGCATCCCGATGTACTCGAAGGCGCCCAAGGCCAAGCGGCTCGAGTTCCGCGCGCCCGATCCGTCGTGCAACCCGTACCTCACCTTCGCGGCGCTGCTCATGGCGGGCCTCGACGGCGTGCGCAACCGTATCGAGCCGCCCGCGCCGATGGACAAGGACCTCTACGAGCTGGAGGGTGCGGAGAAGCGGCGGGTGAAGAACACGCCGGGGTCGCTGGCCGAGGTGCTGGCCGCGCTCGAGTCCGACCACGATTTCCTGCTCAAGGGCGACGTATTCACTTCCGATTTGATCGAGACGTGGATCAGCTACAAGCGGGAGAAGGAAGTGAAGCCCATGGCGCTTCGGCCGCATCCGTACGAGTTTTTCCTCTACTATGACGCCTAG